The following proteins are encoded in a genomic region of Microtus ochrogaster isolate Prairie Vole_2 chromosome 5, MicOch1.0, whole genome shotgun sequence:
- the Tmppe gene encoding transmembrane protein with metallophosphoesterase domain encodes MALFRQLSLGSKAALAAATVFVSMILSRSFLAEALELQAWRWLFRLQLALFVNSLMLIGSLYIWRSTVSNLSHSPAMESTCFQLWKLVVMAFLALAHSSFFTMLFLVAEEPYVFSLAAYSCLGAYIIMVFFLCILNAMEQAYQFLAWRSGRVVGSLDKTRHLVLRPALAVAVTAVLSTIGLLNAAQPPVVKTVEVPIHQLPPSLNNLKIVLLSDIHLGPTVGRTKMEMFVRMVNTLEPDITVIVGDLSDSEASILQTAVAPLSQLRSRLGTYFVTGNHEYYTSDVSNWFTLLESLRVRPLHNENVKISAPRDQDGRGADTEWICLAGVDDIEADILHYSGHGMDLDKALEGCSPDDATILLAHQPLAAKRALQARPDINLILSGHTHAGQIFPWNVAAYLLNPFFAGLYQVGQATFVYVSPGTAYYGIPMRLGSRAEITELILWRAP; translated from the coding sequence ATGGCCCTCTTCAGGCAGCTGTCCCTGGGTTCCAAGGCTGCCCTGGCGGCAGCCACTGTCTTCGTGTCCATGATCCTCTCCCGCTCCTTTCTGGCTGAGGCCCTTGAGCTCCAGGCCTGGCGCTGGCTGTTCCGCCTGCAGCTGGCCCTGTTTGTCAACTCACTCATGCTCATTGGTTCCTTGTACATCTGGCGGAGCACCGTAAGCAACCTCAGCCATTCCCCTGCCATGGAATCGACCTGTTTCCAGCTTTGGAAGCTAGTTGTCATGGCATTCCTGGCCCTGGCACATTCCAGTTTCTTCACCATGCTCTTCTTGGTGGCCGAGGAACCTTACGTGTTTTCCTTAGCAGCCTACTCCTGCCTGGGTGCTTACATcatcatggttttctttctttgtatcttgAACGCCATGGAGCAGGCCTACCAGTTCTTAGCCTGGCGCAGCGGTAGGGTGGTGGGCAGCCTTGACAAGACAAGGCACCTGGTGCTCAGGCCTGCCCTGGCGGTGGCAGTGACAGCTGTGCTCAGTACCATTGGCCTTCTGAACGCTGCCCAGCCCCCAGTGGTGAAAACCGTGGAGGTGCCCATCCATCAGCTACCCCCCTCTTTGAATAACCTCAAGATAGTGCTCCTTTCGGACATTCACTTGGGGCCCACGGTGGGCAGGACCAAGATGGAGATGTTTGTGAGGATGGTGAACACGCTGGAGCCAGACATCACAGTGATTGTGGGGGACCTCTCCGATTCGGAAGCCTCCATCCTGCAGACGGCAGTTGCTCCTTTGAGCCAGCTCCGTTCCCGTCTTGGCACCTATTTCGTCACGGGTAACCACGAATACTACACGTCAGATGTCAGCAACTGGTTCACCCTGCTGGAATCCTTGCGTGTTCGGCCCCTGCATAATGAGAACGTGAAGATTTCCGCCCCCAGGGACCAGGACGGCCGTGGGGCCGACACGGAGTGGATCTGCTTGGCGGGCGTCGATGACATAGAGGCAGACATCCTTCACTACTCGGGCCATGGCATGGACCTTGACAAGGCTCTGGAGGGCTGCAGCCCGGATGATGCTACCATCTTGCTGGCTCACCAGCCTCTGGCTGCCAAGAGGGCCCTCCAGGCACGGCCAGATATAAACTTGATCCTTTCCGGACACACTCACGCAGGGCAGATCTTCCCCTGGAATGTTGCAGCCTATCTCCTGAACCCTTTCTTTGCTGGTCTCTACCAAGTGGGCCAGGCTACATTTGTGTACGTCAGTCCGGGCACAGCCTACTATGGGATACCCATGAGGTTGGGGAGCAGGGCAGAAATCACAGAACTCATCCTGTGGCGGGCTCCCTAA